From the Azospirillaceae bacterium genome, the window AGCAATGCGGACAGGGCGGGATCGTCAATGGCATCGCGCATGGTTTGCACCTCCGCCTGAAGGCGCAGGATCACACCTTCGGGCAGGACGCCGGACAGGAGCGCCATACGAATTTCGTCCAGGCGGTCGAGCAACGATCCCGCACGCTTGCGCGCCCGCCGTGACCGGGTGGTGGCATCATCCACCTCCTGCGCGGAAATCAGGGCCTGCACACCGCCCA encodes:
- a CDS encoding flagellar assembly protein FliX; the encoded protein is MKVEGPGALRTSAMRRSGRGVSGDGTSFASELAKATETKAAASAGPVGGVQALISAQEVDDATTRSRRARKRAGSLLDRLDEIRMALLSGVLPEGVILRLQAEVQTMRDAIDDPALSALLDDIDLRAQVELAKLESLR